A single window of Marinobacter sp. LA51 DNA harbors:
- a CDS encoding glutathione S-transferase N-terminal domain-containing protein, with protein sequence MPNLLAHNVNVLGSVTTSSLSAWRGCMVVKKCVQPELPIILYDMEACPFCRRVREAFTALHLDVEIRPCPKGGQRFREEAAEIGGKQQFPLLVDKNTDTVMYESSDIVAYLFREYAGRPVPKFYRGKPWQPAVGSVASAVSALRGLRARASSQPVQPLHLWSFEGSPFSRLVRERLCELEIPYTLHNLGKEHWTEVGPATQRLKPGPYTPIPGGKRDVFFQQHRRVQVPYLEDPNTDEGLFESARILKYLETHYGA encoded by the coding sequence ATGCCCAATTTACTTGCTCATAACGTCAACGTGCTCGGGTCAGTAACAACCTCGTCTCTGTCGGCCTGGCGGGGCTGCATGGTGGTAAAGAAGTGCGTACAGCCCGAGCTGCCTATCATTCTTTATGACATGGAAGCCTGCCCGTTTTGTCGGCGTGTCCGTGAGGCATTCACGGCGTTGCACCTGGATGTCGAAATCCGTCCGTGCCCTAAGGGCGGCCAACGTTTTCGGGAGGAAGCCGCCGAGATCGGGGGCAAACAGCAATTCCCTTTGCTGGTGGATAAAAACACCGACACCGTCATGTATGAATCCAGCGACATTGTGGCCTACCTGTTCCGGGAATACGCCGGACGTCCGGTCCCGAAGTTTTATCGGGGCAAGCCCTGGCAGCCGGCGGTGGGTTCAGTCGCGTCGGCTGTCAGTGCCTTGCGGGGTTTGAGAGCCAGGGCCAGTAGCCAGCCAGTGCAACCGTTGCACCTGTGGAGTTTTGAGGGCAGCCCTTTTTCGCGCCTGGTTCGGGAACGGCTGTGTGAGCTCGAGATCCCTTACACGCTGCATAACCTGGGCAAGGAGCACTGGACCGAGGTCGGACCCGCAACGCAGCGCCTGAAGCCGGGGCCGTATACACCGATTCCAGGCGGCAAACGGGATGTCTTCTTCCAGCAACACAGGCGGGTACAGGTGCCCTACCTGGAAGATCCGAATACGGACGAAGGACTGTTCGAGTCAGCACGGATTCTGAAGTATCTGGAGACCCACTACGGGGCCTGA
- a CDS encoding aldo/keto reductase, translating into MAVRLTRRQLLIGAGVTGLALKSPGLFADLADGTAASPISRTIPSTGELVPALGMGTWITFNVGNDPYLVENRTEVLKTFLDRGGSVVDCSPMYGTSADVLGKALNALQAHDQVFAATKIWTADESATRAQADSSRNRWGVARFDLLQVHNLLGWRGHLETLKEMKARGEIRYLGITTSHGRRHDDLARIMNTEPLDFVQLTYNVLDREAESTLLGLARDRGIAVIVNRPFQGGALFRRVQSESLPPWSAEAGVSSWAEFFLKFVISHPAVTCAIPATSQVAHMQQNMAAMYGQLPSESQRQRMAAFVRSL; encoded by the coding sequence ATGGCGGTGCGTCTAACACGAAGACAGCTCCTGATTGGCGCCGGTGTCACCGGGCTTGCGCTGAAATCCCCGGGTTTGTTTGCGGATCTGGCGGACGGCACTGCGGCTTCTCCCATCTCGCGCACCATCCCCTCCACCGGCGAATTGGTGCCCGCCCTGGGCATGGGCACCTGGATTACCTTCAACGTGGGCAACGATCCCTATCTCGTTGAGAACCGAACAGAGGTACTCAAAACGTTCCTGGATCGCGGTGGAAGCGTGGTCGACTGTTCGCCCATGTATGGAACTTCAGCCGATGTTCTGGGTAAGGCGCTGAATGCGCTACAGGCGCATGATCAGGTTTTTGCCGCAACGAAGATCTGGACGGCTGATGAATCCGCTACCCGTGCGCAGGCTGACTCGTCCCGTAACAGGTGGGGGGTAGCCCGCTTTGACCTGCTACAGGTGCACAATCTGTTGGGTTGGCGGGGGCACCTTGAGACCCTCAAGGAGATGAAGGCCCGTGGCGAGATCCGTTACCTTGGAATCACTACTTCCCATGGCCGGCGTCACGATGACCTTGCTCGGATCATGAATACCGAACCACTGGATTTCGTGCAGCTAACCTACAACGTCCTGGATCGGGAGGCGGAATCGACGCTACTGGGCCTGGCCCGTGACCGGGGAATTGCCGTGATAGTGAACCGGCCGTTCCAGGGAGGCGCGTTGTTTCGGCGGGTGCAGTCGGAATCTTTGCCACCCTGGTCGGCGGAAGCTGGAGTCAGCAGCTGGGCGGAGTTTTTCCTGAAGTTCGTGATCTCCCATCCGGCGGTCACTTGCGCTATTCCGGCAACCTCGCAAGTGGCCCATATGCAGCAGAATATGGCGGCGATGTACGGCCAGCTGCCCAGCGAATCGCAACGGCAGCGGATGGCGGCATTTGTGAGGTCGCTGTGA
- a CDS encoding DUF6064 family protein: MTEVDWLSYSLQDFLMFGPQVFLRLFIRLNQDVWPWQLLIVPLTLVVPWLICRPAPALRRLAVWLVAAAWIVSGAVFLIRYFGEINWPAAWFGWAFVAQGLVMVAVATVCHLEPIPKRRTGVFTGLWLTGVVALPWVTVLQSGELGAMAVFGLTPDVTLAASSLVLAIMPRALLWSLLPIPLLWVLFSAATYWALQMDWLLLLPAATLIFLALSCWLSPSSAQSRDPQSVHRDPVRR, from the coding sequence GTGACGGAGGTCGACTGGCTGAGCTATTCCTTGCAGGATTTTCTGATGTTTGGGCCGCAGGTATTTCTTCGGTTGTTCATCCGGCTCAATCAGGATGTCTGGCCCTGGCAACTGCTAATCGTGCCGCTGACGTTGGTTGTGCCCTGGTTGATTTGCCGGCCAGCGCCTGCATTGCGTCGTTTGGCAGTGTGGTTGGTTGCTGCCGCCTGGATTGTCAGTGGGGCCGTTTTTCTGATCCGCTATTTTGGCGAAATAAACTGGCCGGCGGCATGGTTTGGCTGGGCTTTCGTGGCTCAAGGATTGGTAATGGTAGCTGTGGCCACCGTCTGCCACCTGGAGCCGATTCCGAAGCGCAGAACCGGGGTGTTTACAGGGCTTTGGCTGACCGGCGTTGTGGCGCTGCCCTGGGTGACGGTGCTGCAGTCCGGAGAGCTGGGGGCCATGGCGGTGTTTGGGTTAACGCCGGACGTCACCCTGGCCGCCAGTTCGCTGGTATTGGCGATAATGCCCAGGGCGTTGCTCTGGTCATTGCTGCCAATCCCCTTGCTCTGGGTGCTGTTCAGCGCGGCCACCTATTGGGCATTACAGATGGATTGGCTCCTGCTGCTGCCGGCGGCCACGCTCATTTTTTTGGCCCTGAGCTGCTGGCTCAGTCCCAGTTCGGCGCAAAGCCGGGATCCGCAATCCGTTCACCGCGATCCAGTTCGTCGATAG
- the dkgB gene encoding 2,5-didehydrogluconate reductase DkgB: MSFSTLPNIGMGTFRLKGNDARDAVKSALSLGYRHIDTAQMYENEAEVGDGITSSGIPRREIFLTTKIWHDQLRASDLINSLHDSLARLKTDHVDLTLIHWPSPDDEVPMVEYLNALRDAQREGLTTHIGLSNFTCAQMDKAVEILGEGALLTNQVEVHPFLANHKVVEHAQKLGITVTGYMPLAVGKVMEDETLQRIGQAHNATPAQVAIAWVASRGIVPIPSSTRPAHQKANLDALNITLSEEEIRAIDELDRGERIADPGFAPNWD, encoded by the coding sequence ATGTCATTCAGCACACTTCCGAATATCGGCATGGGAACTTTCCGGCTGAAAGGCAATGATGCACGGGATGCCGTCAAAAGTGCCCTGTCTCTGGGTTATCGACACATCGATACCGCCCAGATGTACGAGAACGAGGCGGAAGTTGGCGATGGCATTACCTCCAGTGGCATTCCCCGTCGTGAAATCTTCCTGACCACCAAAATCTGGCATGATCAGCTACGCGCCAGCGACCTGATCAACAGCCTGCACGACAGCCTGGCTCGCCTGAAGACTGACCACGTCGATCTGACGCTGATCCATTGGCCGTCACCGGACGACGAGGTCCCCATGGTGGAGTATCTCAACGCCCTGCGGGATGCCCAGCGGGAAGGCCTGACCACGCACATTGGTCTTTCGAACTTCACCTGCGCCCAAATGGATAAAGCTGTAGAGATTCTGGGCGAAGGCGCGCTGCTCACCAACCAGGTGGAAGTGCATCCGTTCCTGGCCAACCATAAGGTGGTTGAGCACGCCCAGAAGCTTGGCATCACCGTAACCGGTTACATGCCGCTGGCCGTTGGCAAGGTAATGGAGGATGAAACGCTCCAGCGCATCGGCCAGGCTCACAACGCAACGCCGGCTCAGGTTGCCATTGCCTGGGTTGCGTCCAGAGGCATAGTGCCGATTCCGTCATCCACCCGTCCCGCGCACCAGAAAGCCAACCTCGATGCGTTGAACATCACGCTGAGCGAGGAAGAGATTCGCGCTATCGACGAACTGGATCGCGGTGAACGGATTGCGGATCCCGGCTTTGCGCCGAACTGGGACTGA
- a CDS encoding GFA family protein has translation MFTGQCLCGDITFEYDGPLGPISLCHCSQCRRAHGSAFSASSPVRKVHFQYLTGEERVTEFESRPGKYRAFCNRCGSHLYSRLDAIPGILRLRIGVINEPLEKSPSRHIYVGSKSDWFEITDDLPQFDKTERTNDPH, from the coding sequence ATGTTTACCGGCCAATGCCTGTGCGGCGACATTACCTTTGAATACGACGGCCCGCTCGGACCGATTTCTTTGTGTCACTGCAGTCAGTGTCGCCGGGCTCATGGCAGCGCTTTTTCGGCGAGTTCACCGGTCCGGAAAGTCCACTTCCAGTACCTGACCGGTGAAGAGCGGGTTACCGAATTCGAATCCCGCCCCGGCAAATACCGGGCTTTCTGCAATCGGTGCGGCAGTCACCTGTACAGCCGCCTGGATGCCATTCCGGGTATCCTGCGCCTGCGGATAGGTGTCATCAACGAGCCGCTGGAAAAAAGTCCGTCCCGGCACATTTACGTCGGTTCCAAGTCAGACTGGTTCGAGATAACTGACGATTTGCCCCAGTTCGACAAAACAGAGCGCACCAACGACCCTCACTGA
- a CDS encoding PQQ-dependent sugar dehydrogenase yields MPSIRSLATACCVYLAALPCAFGQTFSSDGATFRLDTVATGLEHPWSLAFLPDGSLLVTERAGRLRLIRNDKLLSEPVAGVPDLVVSGQGGLLDVLLHPEFADNRTLFLSYSHRNRDGMTTQVARATLEEKRLNNVEVIFEAMPRSGKSRHFAGRMAFDETGHLYIAVGDRGEMDRAQDMSDDAGGVHRITIDGEPAPDNPELDNPRINDTFFTWGNRNIQGMTIHPDTGAVWTHEHGPRGGDEINILSAGTNYGWPEITYGIDYSGLPITMDTEKDGMAQPLHFWDPSIAPSGMAFYTGSQIPEWRGDLFVGALKMRKLVRLKINEGEVVEEEDLLTDLGARIRDVRMGPEGALWLLTDAPEGKVYRLVPAQ; encoded by the coding sequence ATGCCCTCAATAAGATCTCTGGCAACGGCCTGCTGCGTTTACCTTGCGGCCCTGCCCTGTGCGTTTGGCCAGACCTTTTCATCGGATGGCGCAACCTTCCGACTGGACACAGTTGCCACCGGACTGGAACACCCCTGGAGCCTGGCTTTCCTTCCCGACGGCTCACTGCTGGTGACCGAGCGTGCCGGCAGGCTTCGGCTGATCCGCAATGACAAACTGCTTTCGGAGCCAGTTGCCGGCGTACCTGATCTGGTGGTGTCTGGCCAGGGTGGCCTTCTGGACGTGTTGCTTCATCCCGAGTTCGCCGATAACCGAACGCTGTTCCTGAGTTACTCGCACCGGAATCGGGATGGCATGACTACCCAGGTTGCCCGGGCAACGCTGGAAGAAAAGCGTTTGAACAACGTTGAAGTGATCTTCGAGGCCATGCCCCGGTCTGGGAAAAGCCGCCACTTCGCAGGGCGCATGGCGTTCGATGAAACCGGACATCTCTACATTGCGGTCGGGGATCGGGGGGAAATGGATCGTGCCCAGGATATGTCGGACGACGCCGGCGGCGTGCACCGGATCACCATTGATGGTGAACCCGCGCCGGACAACCCCGAGCTCGACAACCCTCGCATCAACGACACCTTCTTCACCTGGGGCAACCGCAACATTCAGGGCATGACGATACACCCGGACACAGGAGCCGTCTGGACCCATGAGCATGGCCCACGGGGTGGCGACGAGATCAACATTCTGAGTGCTGGCACAAACTACGGCTGGCCGGAGATCACCTACGGAATCGACTATTCCGGACTACCGATCACCATGGATACGGAAAAGGACGGTATGGCCCAGCCCCTGCACTTCTGGGACCCCTCCATTGCGCCGTCAGGTATGGCGTTTTACACCGGATCGCAGATACCGGAGTGGCGCGGCGACCTGTTTGTTGGCGCACTGAAGATGCGGAAATTGGTACGGCTAAAAATAAATGAGGGCGAAGTCGTTGAAGAGGAGGATTTGCTGACAGACCTGGGAGCGCGCATCCGGGATGTTCGGATGGGACCGGAAGGCGCGCTTTGGCTACTCACCGATGCGCCCGAAGGCAAGGTTTACCGCCTGGTTCCCGCTCAGTGA
- a CDS encoding TonB-dependent siderophore receptor: MSRMSETGFRRKALFTAIMAASMPGLTVAQGQQPVALEPLEVSAKREAASSEQTRSYVAETTTTTMKMGLTHRETPQSVTVVTREQMDDFAQNDINDVLEGTTGVTVESVETDRTYYTARGFDINNFQYDGVGLPAVYDNVQGELDTAFFDRVEVVRGANGLMTGSGNPSATVNFIRKRPTADTQGSIAVTGGSWDKKRIVGDVSGAVSESGAVRGRIVAGYEDKDSYLDRYSNEKQMFYGVIEADLTATTLLTLGHSIQTSDTDSPMWGALPLFYTDGTATDYARSTSTSSDWSYWDNTQHNSFVELQQQLGNGWRAQGSVLRLESESESELFYQFGTPDPDTGEGLAAYPSQYDLDVEQWVVDAYATGPFKMAKRTHELVLGATWSRSETVDESRYGQGIGDPLPPLDEWQGNYPRPTFDNGVGGSDWTDKEVATYAAARWSLTDRLTAITGLRLTWLDSDGESYGSSKSTSYDAVETPYAGLIYDLTDDHSVYASYTEIFTPQTEEDINRDRLDPIDGVNYEIGLKSEFADDRVNTTVALFQTRQENVAEAAGTYSGTQDPYYRGQDGLESQGVELEFVGDVTDRIQLFAGYTYVDIEDADGNPEKSFLPEHLAQLRGTWQVPGVEGLKLGSAIRWQSEITQEQIYRPDASTAISYETKQESYAVVDLMASYDFARDWNATLNVNNVTDEKYIESLKKFGDAAQGFYGDPANASLTVSRVF, translated from the coding sequence ATGTCCCGAATGTCCGAAACCGGCTTTCGCCGCAAGGCGCTGTTTACTGCAATCATGGCGGCTTCGATGCCAGGTCTGACGGTAGCCCAGGGCCAGCAGCCGGTGGCTCTGGAGCCGCTTGAAGTGTCCGCGAAGCGAGAAGCGGCAAGTTCTGAGCAAACCCGAAGCTACGTGGCTGAAACCACTACCACCACCATGAAGATGGGGCTGACCCACCGGGAAACCCCGCAGTCGGTCACGGTGGTTACCCGCGAGCAGATGGACGACTTCGCCCAGAACGACATCAACGATGTTCTTGAAGGCACCACTGGCGTGACTGTGGAATCGGTGGAAACTGACCGTACCTATTACACCGCCCGCGGTTTCGACATTAACAACTTCCAATATGACGGTGTGGGCCTGCCGGCGGTATACGACAACGTACAGGGCGAGCTGGACACCGCCTTTTTTGACCGGGTTGAAGTGGTGCGTGGCGCCAACGGTCTGATGACCGGGTCGGGCAATCCTTCGGCCACCGTTAACTTTATTCGTAAACGCCCAACCGCAGATACTCAGGGCTCCATCGCCGTGACCGGCGGTTCCTGGGACAAAAAGCGCATCGTTGGCGATGTGTCCGGTGCAGTATCAGAATCCGGCGCGGTTCGGGGCCGGATAGTGGCGGGTTATGAAGACAAGGACTCCTACCTCGACCGTTACAGCAACGAGAAGCAGATGTTCTACGGCGTGATCGAGGCAGATCTCACCGCCACCACGCTGTTGACACTGGGACACTCCATCCAGACTTCCGATACCGACAGCCCGATGTGGGGTGCCTTACCGCTGTTCTATACCGATGGCACCGCGACCGATTACGCGCGGTCGACCAGCACCTCGTCAGACTGGTCCTATTGGGATAACACCCAGCACAACAGTTTTGTGGAACTCCAGCAGCAGCTAGGGAATGGCTGGCGAGCCCAGGGCTCGGTGCTGAGGCTGGAGAGCGAAAGTGAATCCGAGCTGTTCTACCAGTTTGGCACGCCCGATCCCGATACAGGGGAAGGGCTGGCCGCCTATCCCAGCCAATACGATCTGGATGTTGAGCAGTGGGTGGTTGATGCCTACGCCACCGGCCCGTTCAAGATGGCAAAACGCACCCACGAACTGGTGTTGGGCGCCACCTGGTCACGCTCGGAAACCGTGGACGAATCCCGCTATGGCCAGGGTATAGGTGACCCGCTGCCGCCGCTCGATGAGTGGCAGGGCAATTACCCCAGGCCCACTTTTGATAACGGCGTTGGCGGTTCCGACTGGACCGACAAAGAAGTCGCTACCTACGCCGCTGCGCGCTGGTCGCTGACCGACCGGCTGACCGCCATCACCGGTCTGCGCCTTACCTGGCTCGATAGCGACGGTGAAAGCTACGGCAGCAGCAAGTCCACCAGCTACGATGCAGTGGAGACACCCTACGCCGGCCTGATTTACGACCTCACTGATGATCACTCGGTTTATGCCAGTTACACGGAAATCTTCACACCGCAGACCGAGGAAGACATCAACCGGGACCGTCTTGATCCGATTGATGGCGTTAACTACGAGATTGGCCTGAAGAGCGAATTTGCTGACGACCGTGTGAACACCACCGTGGCACTGTTCCAGACCAGACAAGAAAACGTGGCAGAAGCGGCTGGTACCTATTCGGGGACTCAGGACCCTTACTACAGGGGGCAGGACGGGCTTGAGAGCCAGGGTGTCGAGCTGGAGTTTGTAGGTGATGTGACTGATCGCATTCAACTGTTTGCCGGCTACACCTATGTCGACATTGAGGATGCCGACGGCAACCCGGAAAAATCCTTTTTGCCGGAGCACCTGGCTCAACTGCGTGGAACCTGGCAAGTGCCCGGTGTTGAAGGCCTGAAGCTGGGCAGTGCAATTCGCTGGCAATCAGAGATCACGCAAGAACAGATCTATCGTCCGGATGCCAGCACCGCGATTTCCTACGAAACCAAGCAGGAGAGCTATGCGGTGGTTGATCTGATGGCCAGTTACGACTTCGCCCGCGACTGGAACGCGACACTGAACGTCAACAACGTGACCGATGAAAAGTACATCGAAAGCTTGAAAAAGTTTGGCGATGCCGCCCAGGGCTTCTACGGCGATCCGGCCAATGCCAGCCTGACCGTTTCCCGGGTGTTCTAG
- a CDS encoding (2Fe-2S)-binding protein, translated as MAVPEFHYTDWREHYRRLLAGSDLNTDTVLSQALALTGSSRQAQWPSASGQTVPMSLAQCLAEPERLRHQLRKDHSETSDARLMRAHVSVVQQDLALSVIAPLTLRLFRDGEAPVLNENEVFLGPATGAIASSRWFHRPTGPSLGVADFVNDLADQFNAWYPVFRKALGVSPGAFWSSIGLGLGAPFSAVWNQADAQSVCALAQAWLDNFDCDGSRFVGWIPATFNGQTRAIPQRKGCCLKYLLPEGGYCGTCGVHRKARLAELNRPAQHLSPGQWQPGQ; from the coding sequence ATGGCCGTGCCTGAGTTTCATTACACAGACTGGCGTGAGCACTATCGCCGGTTGCTGGCCGGCTCAGACCTCAACACCGATACGGTGTTGAGCCAGGCTCTGGCCCTGACGGGTTCTTCAAGGCAGGCTCAATGGCCTTCTGCCTCCGGACAAACAGTACCTATGTCCCTGGCGCAGTGCCTGGCTGAGCCGGAACGCCTGCGACACCAGCTCAGAAAGGATCATTCGGAAACCTCAGACGCCCGCCTGATGCGGGCGCATGTGTCTGTCGTGCAACAGGACCTGGCGCTGTCGGTGATTGCACCGCTGACGCTGAGGCTGTTTCGGGACGGTGAGGCACCGGTGCTGAATGAAAACGAGGTATTTCTAGGACCAGCCACTGGAGCCATAGCCAGTTCGCGCTGGTTTCATAGGCCGACCGGGCCATCGCTCGGTGTCGCTGACTTCGTGAATGATCTGGCTGACCAGTTTAACGCCTGGTACCCGGTATTTCGGAAGGCACTGGGCGTCAGCCCCGGCGCTTTCTGGAGCAGTATCGGGCTTGGCCTGGGCGCGCCGTTTTCAGCGGTGTGGAATCAAGCGGATGCGCAGTCGGTGTGCGCGCTGGCTCAGGCGTGGCTGGACAATTTTGACTGCGACGGCAGTCGGTTCGTGGGTTGGATTCCGGCGACATTCAACGGCCAAACCCGCGCCATACCCCAGCGCAAGGGGTGCTGCCTGAAGTACCTGCTGCCGGAAGGTGGTTACTGCGGCACCTGTGGCGTGCATCGCAAGGCGCGATTGGCAGAGCTCAACCGCCCAGCCCAGCACCTATCACCAGGCCAGTGGCAACCAGGACAATAA